From a single Intestinibaculum porci genomic region:
- a CDS encoding DUF1292 domain-containing protein, translated as MDEDLKITLEDEEGVLHDYFLVYSFDHPELDRHYTIYTDYIPDEENNISYYAMYHDGDEEEGLQHAVEEDTDWDFVNSVLEAFLGEDDDFE; from the coding sequence GTGGATGAAGATTTAAAAATCACTCTTGAAGATGAGGAAGGGGTCTTACATGACTACTTCCTCGTCTATAGTTTTGATCATCCTGAGCTTGATCGACACTATACCATCTATACCGATTACATCCCAGACGAAGAAAATAACATTTCTTATTATGCGATGTATCATGATGGTGATGAGGAAGAAGGCCTCCAGCATGCCGTGGAAGAAGATACCGATTGGGATTTTGTGAATTCGGTTTTAGAAGCCTTTTTAGGAGAAGATGATGATTTCGAATAA
- a CDS encoding nucleoid-associated protein, translating into MNTIVINKILVHMIDFEHRKIHLSDEFATLNDTTQDYYQKKVEKGLNSNQIKQVVVGSMHEMMLRANQMIENDEKFKEQAKEVTEKFFKLGSVIEGMPNCMVLHVDCYKDGDRVVAALKLNYKFVPVSVLDPDNVRISRAQTLPGIGAPVDEAIIVNIDRHSLYLIEKKYAIDGKLDTYLNTQWIKGEEKLTDRQKVSAMTKVVKKAEANYSVKDSQAIALMKQQLNQKVMHQEVIKPIEIVQQVLASNDQAAEESKENLKNLGVDSEDTINANTLTSAIEKCKITTDTDMSVTVSVEDYVNKNNIEIRENTDGTSDIILSHINEINVR; encoded by the coding sequence GTGAATACTATTGTTATTAATAAAATTCTTGTTCACATGATTGATTTTGAACATCGGAAAATTCATTTATCAGATGAATTTGCGACGCTCAATGATACAACCCAGGATTATTATCAGAAAAAAGTAGAAAAGGGTTTAAACTCTAATCAAATCAAACAGGTCGTTGTGGGCTCGATGCATGAAATGATGCTCAGAGCTAATCAGATGATTGAAAACGATGAAAAGTTTAAAGAGCAGGCTAAAGAAGTTACTGAGAAGTTCTTTAAATTAGGCAGCGTGATCGAAGGCATGCCAAACTGCATGGTTTTGCATGTAGATTGTTATAAAGACGGAGATCGCGTTGTGGCAGCGTTAAAACTGAATTATAAATTTGTACCGGTATCGGTGCTGGATCCGGATAATGTCCGCATTTCCCGCGCGCAGACATTGCCAGGCATCGGCGCGCCAGTCGATGAAGCGATTATCGTGAATATCGATCGTCACAGTCTCTATTTAATTGAAAAGAAATATGCCATTGATGGGAAATTAGATACGTATTTAAATACGCAATGGATCAAAGGCGAAGAGAAATTAACGGATCGTCAGAAGGTCAGTGCGATGACCAAAGTGGTCAAAAAAGCGGAAGCCAATTATTCGGTGAAAGATAGTCAGGCGATTGCCCTGATGAAACAGCAGCTGAATCAGAAGGTTATGCATCAGGAAGTGATCAAACCGATTGAAATTGTTCAGCAGGTGTTAGCGAGCAATGACCAGGCGGCTGAAGAATCCAAAGAAAACCTCAAAAATTTAGGGGTGGATAGTGAGGATACAATTAACGCGAATACGTTAACGAGTGCCATTGAAAAATGTAAAATCACGACAGATACCGATATGAGTGTGACAGTGAGTGTCGAAGACTATGTGAATAAGAATAATATTGAAATTCGCGAAAACACTGATGGAACGAGCGATATTATCTTAAGTCATATTAATGAAATAAATGTAAGATAA
- a CDS encoding AI-2E family transporter, with protein MSEPKRKRINPRKDQFLFYIIFAIIFAYIVFHLNNVLDWLLSVASLATPFYIALVIAFLLNIPMRGFEHLFDRLGKKIKLFNFKKDTKRVVAIFSTLAVFVLIIVLFTSIIVPRIGDSISMIFSNLNDYAVRLANWLNKMTRTFHLKKTYTTSDVNNFFDSVNLNTILSTLGNFVTSDDNASTASVVNSISGTTVTTITAFFMAVYLLFNKEKHITQFRKVLCYFFGADRAVQILEICEEGSHYFNSFITGQVLEATVFMTEIYIMTKVFHFPFAELIAVCAFLFSFIPMFGSFLTLCIGTVLVAAADSKDIFLFIVLFVITQQFEGNVVYPRIVGKKVGISGLYVLIGITFFGNLWGIFGVVAGVPITALLYATLSRLINISLYRRGIYVTREHIAKTDEDGNKTSNLI; from the coding sequence ATGAGTGAACCTAAAAGAAAAAGAATTAATCCCCGGAAGGATCAATTCCTCTTTTATATTATCTTTGCGATCATCTTCGCCTATATCGTCTTTCACCTCAATAACGTCTTAGACTGGCTGTTAAGTGTCGCCTCCCTCGCGACCCCTTTCTATATCGCCTTAGTGATCGCCTTTTTATTAAATATTCCGATGCGCGGCTTTGAACATTTATTCGACCGCCTCGGCAAAAAGATTAAGCTTTTCAATTTCAAAAAAGATACCAAGCGCGTTGTCGCGATCTTCTCAACGCTCGCCGTCTTTGTTTTGATTATCGTTCTCTTTACCAGCATCATTGTCCCACGTATCGGAGACAGCATCTCGATGATCTTCTCCAACCTGAATGATTATGCCGTCCGTTTAGCCAACTGGCTCAACAAAATGACGCGTACGTTTCATCTCAAGAAGACTTATACGACCAGCGATGTCAACAACTTCTTTGATTCCGTCAATTTAAATACCATTTTGTCCACATTAGGCAACTTTGTGACGAGTGATGACAACGCCTCGACAGCAAGCGTCGTCAATTCCATTTCCGGTACCACCGTCACTACGATCACAGCCTTCTTTATGGCCGTTTACCTGCTTTTCAATAAAGAGAAACATATCACCCAGTTTAGAAAAGTGCTATGTTACTTCTTTGGCGCTGATCGCGCCGTACAGATTCTCGAAATCTGCGAAGAAGGCTCACATTATTTCAATAGCTTTATCACCGGTCAGGTATTAGAAGCGACCGTCTTTATGACCGAAATCTACATTATGACCAAAGTCTTTCACTTTCCCTTTGCGGAACTGATCGCCGTCTGCGCGTTCCTGTTCTCATTTATTCCGATGTTTGGCTCATTCTTGACCCTTTGTATCGGCACCGTCTTAGTGGCGGCCGCAGATTCTAAGGATATCTTCTTATTTATTGTGCTCTTCGTCATCACCCAGCAGTTCGAAGGCAACGTCGTCTACCCGCGTATCGTCGGCAAGAAAGTCGGCATCAGCGGTCTCTATGTCTTGATCGGCATTACCTTCTTTGGCAACCTTTGGGGCATCTTCGGCGTCGTGGCCGGCGTCCCGATCACCGCCTTGCTTTACGCCACGCTCTCTCGTCTGATCAATATTTCCCTGTATCGCCGAGGCATTTATGTCACCCGAGAACATATCGCCAAAACCGATGAAGACGGCAATAAAACAAGTAATCTGATCTAG
- a CDS encoding ATP-binding protein produces the protein MDQNRLPLNVQSFTKLRTENYIYVDKTEYIWNIIHRYNACILNRPRRFGKSLLVSTLESYFKGEKDLFEGTAIAKLEKDWKVYPVIRFSFASGEYSALDGLRNILNSVLDTAIEEYHLDLQKDLSVVVKFRSILRALYKKTGNRVVVLVDEYDKPMLDNMFPNKELEEKNRELYRQFFSALKDQDDYIQFVFFTGVTKFNKISIFRDLNQLKDISMLEDINGICGITEDELLNNFQPEINNLARKLKLTVDECKKKLAQMYDGYRFSETGEGIYNPVSLFNSFNDGQLGMYWFETGTPTLLIRQLQKSNIAIEDFNDGIQVLRTYLMNYRSDQNDLIPLFYQSGYLTIKNYDSDLDIITLAFPNEEVKDGFLNVLLDYVLGDNDQVKGNSTMNFVIDLKLGKIESFMNKLQSLFAGIPYDRNSMKYEHEWRDQIYIIFSLLGQRVSCEVHSAKGRADCIVETESFVYIFEFKVDQSAELALKQIEEKKYSSPYRSGLKKIYKVGVQFSSVNHNIENWIAVKDN, from the coding sequence ATGGATCAGAATAGGTTACCGTTGAATGTTCAATCATTTACTAAATTGAGAACTGAAAATTATATTTATGTTGATAAAACTGAATACATTTGGAATATTATTCATAGATATAATGCTTGTATTCTTAATCGTCCGCGAAGGTTCGGAAAGAGCTTGCTTGTTTCAACTTTAGAGTCCTATTTTAAGGGAGAAAAGGATCTTTTCGAAGGAACTGCTATTGCAAAATTAGAGAAAGATTGGAAGGTTTATCCTGTTATTCGTTTTTCTTTTGCTAGTGGGGAATATAGTGCATTAGATGGATTAAGAAATATCTTAAACAGTGTGTTAGATACCGCAATTGAAGAATATCATTTAGATTTACAAAAAGATTTAAGTGTTGTCGTCAAATTTAGATCTATTCTTAGAGCACTTTACAAAAAAACAGGAAATCGCGTTGTTGTCTTAGTTGATGAGTATGATAAGCCTATGCTTGATAATATGTTTCCCAATAAAGAGTTGGAAGAAAAGAATAGAGAATTATATCGTCAGTTTTTCAGTGCTCTTAAAGATCAGGATGATTATATTCAGTTTGTATTTTTTACTGGTGTTACAAAATTTAATAAAATCTCGATTTTTAGGGACTTAAACCAATTGAAAGATATCTCAATGTTAGAAGATATTAACGGTATTTGTGGTATTACAGAAGATGAGTTATTGAATAATTTTCAACCCGAAATTAACAATTTGGCTCGGAAGCTCAAATTGACAGTGGATGAGTGCAAGAAGAAATTAGCACAAATGTATGATGGATATCGTTTTTCTGAAACAGGAGAAGGTATTTATAATCCAGTGAGCTTGTTTAATTCATTTAATGATGGGCAATTGGGGATGTATTGGTTTGAAACTGGGACACCAACACTTTTAATTAGACAATTACAAAAATCTAATATTGCTATTGAAGATTTTAATGATGGTATCCAGGTTTTACGAACATATTTAATGAACTATCGATCAGATCAAAATGATCTTATTCCGTTATTTTATCAATCTGGTTATTTAACGATTAAAAATTATGACTCAGATCTTGATATTATTACCCTTGCTTTCCCTAATGAAGAGGTTAAAGATGGTTTTCTTAACGTTTTGCTGGATTATGTACTTGGCGATAATGATCAGGTTAAGGGTAATTCAACAATGAATTTTGTGATTGACTTAAAATTGGGGAAAATTGAAAGCTTTATGAATAAACTTCAATCTTTATTTGCGGGTATTCCATATGATCGTAACTCAATGAAATACGAGCATGAATGGCGTGATCAGATTTATATTATTTTTTCGCTGTTAGGGCAAAGGGTATCATGTGAAGTACATTCAGCAAAAGGTAGAGCAGATTGTATTGTGGAAACAGAATCCTTTGTATATATTTTTGAGTTTAAAGTTGATCAAAGTGCTGAATTAGCACTGAAACAAATTGAAGAAAAGAAATATAGTTCTCCTTACAGAAGCGGTTTAAAAAAGATTTATAAGGTTGGTGTCCA
- a CDS encoding glycogen/starch/alpha-glucan phosphorylase — MFKTKEEFKYEFSKRIIESYGRTVEESHITEKFMVLETMVRDYASVNWAMTKMAIQQKSKKQLHYFSMEFLIGRLLVNNMMNLGIYDIAKEGLADFGINIHELEELEADAGLGNGGLGRLAACFMDSLASLSYPAFGHTIRYDYGFFKQKIEDGYQVEVPDQWLHLGYQWEVRKPKHSCDVKFWGKVIWDDNEQKWKHVDAEAVRAVPYDVPVVGNDTIITNTLRLWKAEPSENIPSNKDFQQYANEVNQICQTLYPDDSTLAGRILRLKQQYFFVAAGLNSIIRAHLRVYPDLTNFADKNVIQLNDTHPVLVIPELMRIFMDEYDMGWDESWEIVKHTCAYTNHTILAEALEKWPIDVMRDLLPRIYQIIEEIDRRFVGFVKMKTDGDEEILRKVRILKDGQVHMANLAIAGSFSVNGVAALHTEILKTREMKEFNDLFPGKFNNKTNGVTHRRWLAYSNPELTALLHETIGDDWIKEPDLLSNLNKYVNDSIVQAKFYNVKQQRKQVLADYIKEHNGVEVDVNSIFDIQVKRLHAYKRQLLNIMHVIYLYQEMKANPDFRIYPHTFIFGAKAAPSYYFAKKVIKLINSVADVVNNDRDTNAYLKVVFLENYGVTLAEKIMPAADVSEQISTAGKEASGTGNMKFMMNGAVTLGTMDGANVEMYERLGDDNIVIFGLKDHEVEDLKRSNTYSAWNYYNNDPKIKKVVDSLTDGTFHQSREEFKLIFDELMSKNDEYFLLADFESYREAQAKINELYQDRQKWSAMCLKNIAESGYFSSDRTIEEYVNDIWHLEKVKH; from the coding sequence ATGTTTAAAACTAAGGAAGAATTTAAATACGAGTTCTCTAAACGAATTATTGAATCGTATGGTCGTACTGTTGAAGAATCACACATTACAGAAAAATTCATGGTTCTTGAAACAATGGTACGTGATTATGCCAGTGTCAACTGGGCAATGACCAAAATGGCCATTCAGCAGAAATCAAAGAAACAGCTTCATTATTTCTCAATGGAATTCTTAATTGGTCGTTTACTGGTTAACAACATGATGAATCTGGGTATTTATGATATTGCGAAGGAAGGTTTAGCTGACTTCGGTATCAATATTCATGAACTGGAAGAATTAGAAGCAGATGCTGGTTTAGGGAATGGCGGTTTAGGTCGTTTAGCAGCTTGTTTTATGGATTCTTTAGCCTCATTATCTTATCCTGCATTCGGTCATACTATTCGTTATGACTATGGCTTTTTCAAACAGAAAATTGAAGACGGCTATCAGGTCGAAGTACCAGATCAGTGGCTTCATTTAGGTTATCAGTGGGAAGTACGTAAACCAAAACATTCCTGCGACGTAAAATTCTGGGGGAAAGTCATCTGGGATGATAATGAACAAAAATGGAAACATGTTGATGCGGAAGCAGTCCGCGCAGTTCCATATGATGTACCAGTGGTTGGTAATGATACCATCATTACAAATACATTAAGATTATGGAAGGCTGAACCTTCTGAAAATATTCCTTCTAATAAGGATTTCCAGCAGTATGCGAACGAAGTGAATCAGATCTGTCAGACCTTATATCCTGATGATTCAACATTAGCAGGACGTATTTTAAGATTAAAACAGCAGTATTTCTTTGTGGCTGCCGGCTTAAATTCTATTATCCGTGCACACTTAAGAGTGTATCCAGACTTAACGAATTTTGCAGATAAAAATGTTATTCAGTTAAATGATACGCATCCTGTATTAGTTATTCCTGAATTAATGCGTATCTTTATGGATGAATATGACATGGGCTGGGATGAATCATGGGAAATCGTAAAACATACTTGTGCCTATACGAACCATACGATCTTAGCGGAAGCCTTAGAAAAATGGCCAATCGATGTCATGAGAGACTTATTACCACGTATTTATCAGATTATCGAAGAAATCGATCGTCGTTTCGTTGGCTTCGTTAAGATGAAAACTGATGGTGATGAAGAAATCCTAAGAAAAGTACGTATTCTGAAAGATGGTCAGGTGCATATGGCAAACTTAGCCATTGCAGGTTCATTCTCTGTCAATGGGGTTGCAGCATTACATACTGAAATCTTAAAGACACGTGAAATGAAAGAATTCAATGACTTATTCCCAGGTAAGTTCAACAACAAGACAAACGGTGTTACACATCGTCGCTGGCTGGCTTACTCTAACCCTGAATTAACCGCGTTATTACACGAAACAATTGGGGATGACTGGATTAAGGAACCTGATTTATTATCAAACTTAAATAAATATGTCAACGATTCTATCGTTCAGGCTAAATTCTATAACGTAAAACAGCAGAGAAAACAGGTTTTAGCAGACTATATCAAAGAACACAATGGTGTCGAAGTTGATGTCAATTCTATCTTTGATATCCAGGTTAAGAGATTACATGCTTATAAACGTCAGTTATTAAATATCATGCATGTCATCTACTTATATCAGGAAATGAAAGCTAACCCAGATTTCCGTATCTATCCACATACCTTTATCTTTGGCGCCAAAGCTGCACCTTCTTACTACTTCGCTAAGAAAGTTATTAAATTAATCAACTCTGTCGCTGATGTCGTAAATAACGACCGTGATACGAATGCTTATCTGAAAGTTGTATTCTTAGAAAACTATGGTGTTACTTTAGCTGAAAAGATTATGCCAGCTGCCGATGTCTCAGAACAGATCTCAACTGCTGGTAAAGAAGCATCAGGTACTGGTAACATGAAGTTCATGATGAACGGTGCTGTTACTTTAGGAACAATGGATGGTGCTAACGTTGAAATGTATGAACGCTTAGGTGATGACAATATCGTGATCTTCGGTTTAAAAGATCATGAAGTCGAAGACTTAAAACGTTCTAATACATACTCTGCTTGGAATTATTACAACAATGATCCTAAGATCAAGAAAGTCGTTGATTCTTTAACTGACGGGACATTCCATCAGTCAAGAGAAGAATTCAAATTAATCTTTGATGAATTAATGTCTAAGAATGATGAATACTTCTTATTAGCTGACTTTGAATCTTACCGTGAAGCTCAGGCCAAGATCAATGAATTATATCAGGATCGTCAGAAATGGTCAGCAATGTGCTTAAAGAACATTGCGGAATCAGGCTACTTCTCAAGTGACCGTACTATTGAAGAATATGTCAATGATATCTGGCACTTAGAAAAGGTTAAACACTAA
- a CDS encoding Y-family DNA polymerase codes for MRFIVHSDINHCYAQIEEMMHPDLKAVPMAVGGHEELRHGIILAKNDLAKASGVKTAMSLREARQVCPDLLIILPHYDDYIYYTTKVKDIYRQYTDAVESFGLDEAWIDLTHSQALFGDPVMIAQTIQKRVYEECGINVSMGVSYNKIFAKMGSDLHKKRGFDVIMPDNYQKIIWPLPIEDLFYVGVRTAPKLRARGIGTVGDLATMPKGIIKSFLGKMGEYLWYFANGYDESEVQPLYEGMKSVGNGITTCKDMNGLNDLKIVLTILCESVATRLKQAGLKGAVVRIGLRGSNLRYFSRQRKLERATNVSYEILDMAMTLVKENIRDGIFRSVNVTVSSLKKDDGVEQLSLFDDLEKHDCHKQLDQTIDAIRERFGYHAIGKAIVLEDQELADFNPLEENVIHPVGYLK; via the coding sequence ATGCGATTTATTGTCCATAGTGACATTAATCATTGTTATGCGCAGATTGAGGAGATGATGCATCCTGATTTAAAAGCGGTGCCGATGGCTGTCGGCGGACATGAAGAATTACGTCATGGCATTATTCTTGCGAAAAATGATTTGGCGAAAGCTAGCGGCGTGAAAACAGCGATGAGTTTGCGGGAGGCGCGGCAGGTTTGTCCGGATTTACTCATTATTCTGCCACATTATGACGATTACATCTATTATACGACCAAGGTGAAAGATATTTATCGACAGTACACTGATGCCGTCGAAAGTTTTGGTTTAGATGAAGCATGGATTGATTTGACGCATTCGCAAGCGCTGTTTGGCGATCCGGTGATGATCGCTCAAACGATTCAAAAGCGCGTCTATGAAGAATGCGGCATCAATGTCTCAATGGGTGTTTCTTATAATAAGATCTTTGCGAAGATGGGCTCTGATCTTCATAAAAAGCGCGGCTTTGATGTGATTATGCCAGATAACTATCAAAAGATCATCTGGCCTTTACCAATTGAAGATCTTTTCTATGTTGGCGTGCGGACGGCGCCGAAACTGCGAGCCCGGGGAATTGGCACGGTGGGCGATTTGGCCACCATGCCCAAAGGGATCATTAAAAGCTTTTTAGGTAAGATGGGGGAATACCTCTGGTATTTTGCTAATGGCTATGATGAAAGCGAAGTCCAGCCGCTTTATGAAGGCATGAAATCGGTTGGCAATGGGATTACCACCTGTAAGGATATGAACGGCCTCAATGATTTAAAAATCGTGCTTACGATTCTTTGTGAAAGCGTCGCTACTCGCCTGAAGCAGGCTGGCTTAAAAGGAGCGGTCGTACGGATCGGCTTACGCGGCAGTAATTTACGTTATTTCTCGCGTCAGCGTAAGTTAGAGCGGGCAACCAATGTCAGTTATGAAATTCTTGATATGGCGATGACACTAGTGAAAGAAAATATCCGTGATGGTATCTTTCGCTCCGTTAATGTGACGGTATCTTCGTTAAAGAAAGATGACGGAGTGGAACAGTTATCGCTGTTTGATGATCTGGAAAAACATGACTGCCATAAGCAGTTAGATCAGACCATTGATGCGATTCGTGAGCGTTTTGGCTATCATGCCATTGGTAAGGCGATCGTCTTAGAAGATCAGGAATTAGCTGACTTTAATCCCTTAGAAGAAAATGTCATTCATCCGGTGGGGTATCTGAAATGA